The proteins below are encoded in one region of Paenibacillus albus:
- a CDS encoding carbohydrate ABC transporter permease — protein sequence MRNVRLSIMSLVIGLVLLALAVSMIYPFLYMISVSLSSDKYVIKGAVSLLPRGLSFKVYDIVLHDPRIYSAYRNTFLYVLLGTALSLTVTSLGAYALSKKSMLLHSTFTYLIVFTMFFNGGMIPTFLVVRGLGLIDSIWGMVLPTAVSTWNLIIMRTFFAGFPTELEESGKIDGLNDIQVFYYLVIPTTKAIFATIGLFYAVSIWNNFYSALLYLRSQDHFPLQVVLRNIILEGQVRSTNVTSVGGDQLVVEESLKYAVIMVSTLPILLVYPFLQKYFVKGAMIGSIKG from the coding sequence ATGAGAAACGTGAGGCTATCCATCATGTCACTAGTAATCGGACTCGTCCTGCTGGCGCTTGCGGTGAGCATGATCTATCCATTCTTGTACATGATTTCCGTATCGCTTAGCAGCGACAAATATGTAATAAAAGGCGCCGTCTCGCTGCTGCCAAGAGGGCTGAGCTTTAAAGTATACGACATCGTGCTGCATGACCCGCGAATTTATTCGGCTTACCGCAACACCTTCCTCTATGTCTTGCTCGGTACGGCGCTGTCGCTGACGGTTACATCGCTCGGGGCTTATGCGCTTTCGAAAAAATCGATGCTGCTGCACAGCACATTCACGTATCTCATCGTGTTCACGATGTTTTTCAATGGCGGCATGATCCCAACCTTCCTCGTTGTACGGGGGCTTGGGCTGATCGATTCGATCTGGGGAATGGTGCTCCCGACTGCGGTCAGCACATGGAATCTTATCATCATGAGGACGTTCTTCGCAGGCTTCCCTACAGAGCTGGAGGAATCGGGTAAGATTGATGGCTTGAATGATATTCAAGTGTTCTACTATCTGGTCATCCCCACGACGAAAGCCATCTTTGCAACTATCGGCTTATTCTATGCGGTCAGCATATGGAACAACTTTTATTCGGCGCTGCTTTACTTGCGCAGCCAGGATCATTTTCCGCTCCAGGTCGTGCTTCGCAATATTATCTTGGAAGGGCAGGTACGCAGCACGAATGTCACCAGCGTGGGAGGTGATCAGCTCGTCGTCGAAGAATCATTGAAATATGCAGTCATTATGGTGTCAACGCTTCCTATCCTGCTGGTGTATCCATTCCTTCAAAAATACTTCGTGAAGGGCGCCATGATCGGATCCATCAAAGGTTAG
- a CDS encoding helix-turn-helix domain-containing protein: protein MRSILRLRFGVRSLFFQLLVSFLAVILLLLSFNIFSFTFYQHNIRDEIIDYNNVNLNHTTENYESYFELLYKLSLSFYFRDSIESFAKNQNDYALSNHIVRSEINNMMNIPNLYLDNFMLYSRSNGLILERGGTAPAQTMFTKFYRSERYPFAFWKRQFEVPYNYMISPAATFQELSISKEITSSKHLFSFIVKNKLYSNDFYLIAFINADKLFHAFHQSINENFYIADTAGRSLYTSQLSSSEQLPAFTKAQGAVRQGEYYYFYKKGSFSGFTYVNMVPLASITSEVKRLQLTLWTVLLIALAIGLLTSILFSMRFHRPVQKILNAIQTIGGSGSRPSRIKEYALIGDNIRSMLETNRHIHQSMNDSKALLKYYAFTNQIKKIYMNLPDLQELIVNPNPYMLVLYELKFKPAYKERIAADREQAVFFIKELIDSVVSARHEGALTFPIECDQLLSIVFMTPDSPPLEDTLRDIGKMMEVDQHYYFATLAPSAVYQQPSDFTSAYEQALMLLSSRTIHDRTEIMSLHSDQRKTRADFAFTVDQEHEFSLHLYAGNCENTVLLMKRALAAMQRKEVSALRCAQFSNDILNRVLNAMQTLNLESLFIQQLPSPHQRLAECYTIEAYDRFFSSLLAIATGLIREHKEVSEPIIDFVVQYLERHYAQDITLDIVADKLGISGGYLSTYFKEKTQKNFIDYVNEVRVMKAQALLLQSGSRIQEVAANAGYHNMNSFNRMFKKFTGLTPSEYRMKSKL, encoded by the coding sequence ATGCGCAGCATCCTGCGTCTGAGATTTGGAGTGCGATCGCTATTCTTCCAATTGCTTGTTTCGTTTCTGGCTGTTATTCTATTGCTCTTGTCGTTCAACATCTTCTCCTTCACCTTCTACCAACACAACATTCGCGATGAAATTATTGACTACAACAACGTCAACCTCAATCACACCACGGAGAACTACGAAAGCTACTTCGAGCTGCTCTACAAACTATCACTCAGCTTCTACTTCCGGGACAGCATTGAATCCTTCGCCAAAAATCAAAATGATTACGCCCTGTCCAACCACATCGTGCGCAGTGAAATCAACAACATGATGAATATTCCGAACTTATATCTGGACAATTTCATGCTCTATTCGCGCAGCAACGGGCTCATTCTTGAGCGCGGAGGTACCGCTCCCGCCCAGACGATGTTCACGAAGTTCTATCGCAGCGAGCGATACCCCTTCGCCTTCTGGAAGCGCCAGTTCGAGGTTCCCTATAACTACATGATTTCACCCGCTGCCACGTTTCAAGAGCTCAGTATTAGTAAGGAAATCACTTCTTCCAAGCATTTGTTCTCATTCATCGTGAAGAACAAGCTCTATTCCAATGACTTCTATCTCATCGCGTTCATCAATGCAGACAAACTGTTTCATGCATTTCACCAATCGATTAATGAGAACTTCTACATTGCTGATACTGCCGGACGCTCGCTCTATACTTCCCAGCTTTCTTCCTCGGAGCAGCTGCCAGCTTTCACGAAGGCGCAAGGCGCCGTTCGCCAAGGCGAGTACTATTATTTCTATAAAAAGGGCAGCTTCAGCGGCTTCACTTATGTGAACATGGTGCCGCTCGCGAGCATCACCTCAGAGGTTAAAAGGCTGCAGCTGACGCTTTGGACCGTTCTGCTAATTGCTCTGGCAATCGGACTGCTGACTTCGATTCTGTTCAGCATGCGTTTCCACCGTCCGGTCCAGAAAATACTTAATGCCATCCAAACGATTGGCGGCAGCGGTTCCCGACCCAGCCGGATTAAGGAATATGCCCTCATCGGCGATAATATCCGGTCGATGCTGGAGACGAACCGCCACATTCACCAGTCGATGAATGACAGCAAGGCGCTGCTGAAGTACTATGCTTTCACGAACCAGATCAAGAAGATCTATATGAATCTGCCTGATCTACAGGAGCTGATCGTCAATCCGAACCCGTACATGCTCGTGCTGTATGAATTGAAATTCAAGCCAGCTTACAAAGAGAGAATAGCGGCTGACCGGGAGCAAGCCGTATTCTTCATTAAAGAGCTGATTGACAGTGTTGTCTCTGCTCGTCACGAAGGTGCGCTTACATTCCCCATCGAGTGCGACCAGCTGCTGTCGATCGTCTTCATGACGCCAGACAGCCCTCCTCTTGAAGATACCTTGCGAGATATCGGCAAAATGATGGAAGTCGACCAGCACTATTATTTTGCTACCCTTGCACCTAGTGCCGTTTATCAGCAGCCTTCCGATTTCACGTCTGCCTATGAACAAGCGCTGATGCTGCTCAGCAGCCGGACGATTCATGATCGGACGGAAATTATGTCCCTACATAGCGATCAGCGGAAGACAAGGGCAGACTTCGCGTTCACAGTCGATCAAGAGCATGAATTCAGTCTTCATCTGTACGCCGGCAATTGCGAGAATACGGTATTGCTGATGAAACGGGCTCTCGCCGCCATGCAGAGGAAAGAAGTTTCAGCTCTGCGATGCGCCCAGTTCTCGAACGATATTCTGAACCGGGTATTGAACGCAATGCAGACGCTGAACTTGGAGAGCTTGTTTATTCAGCAGCTGCCCTCCCCGCATCAGCGGCTTGCAGAGTGCTATACAATTGAAGCCTACGACCGATTCTTCTCGTCTCTTCTTGCAATCGCGACTGGACTGATCCGCGAGCATAAGGAGGTGTCCGAACCGATTATTGACTTTGTCGTGCAATATCTTGAGCGGCATTACGCTCAGGACATTACGCTTGACATTGTTGCGGATAAGCTCGGCATCTCTGGCGGATATTTGTCGACGTATTTCAAGGAGAAGACACAAAAAAACTTCATTGACTATGTCAATGAAGTCCGTGTAATGAAAGCACAGGCGCTGCTGCTGCAATCCGGTTCGCGCATTCAGGAGGTCGCAGCAAACGCAGGTTATCATAATATGAATTCGTTCAATCGGATGTTCAAGAAGTTTACCGGGTTAACACCGAGTGAGTACCGGATGAAAAGCAAGCTTTGA
- a CDS encoding NAD-dependent epimerase/dehydratase family protein yields the protein MRTIEELEAKLSEPSEALIRDVREIKGDILLLGIGGKMGPSLARLLLNAIRKAGADNRVIGVSRFSEPGLQAQLEKDGVETIACDLLDDQALQALPEAPNVIYMAGTKFGTTGNESFTWAMNAYLPGLVAEKFRHSRIVVFSSGNVYPFTPVGYGGASESQSPSPVGEYGQSCLGRERVFEHFSKTNGTPMLIYRLNYAIDMRYGVLLEVARSVKHNKPINLTMGYANVIWQGDANEIAIRSLLACEAPAAYLNVTGPETVSIRWAAEEFGKRFGGVQPIFEGVEASDALLNNAAKCQQQFGYPKVPLLQMIDWVADWVEAGGATLNKPTHFGERKGKF from the coding sequence ATGCGGACGATTGAAGAGCTGGAGGCGAAGCTGTCTGAACCGTCGGAGGCACTGATTCGGGACGTACGGGAGATCAAGGGAGACATCCTGCTGCTCGGGATTGGCGGGAAAATGGGCCCGAGCCTCGCGCGGCTTCTGCTGAATGCTATTCGTAAGGCAGGTGCAGATAACCGCGTTATCGGCGTATCCCGATTCTCGGAACCCGGATTGCAAGCTCAGCTGGAGAAAGACGGCGTGGAGACGATCGCTTGTGATTTGCTTGACGATCAGGCGCTTCAAGCACTGCCAGAGGCGCCGAACGTCATCTATATGGCGGGAACTAAATTCGGCACCACCGGGAACGAGTCGTTCACCTGGGCGATGAATGCGTATCTCCCGGGCCTTGTCGCTGAGAAATTCCGCCATTCTCGCATCGTCGTGTTCTCATCCGGCAACGTTTATCCCTTCACGCCGGTTGGTTATGGCGGCGCAAGCGAATCGCAGTCGCCTTCGCCTGTCGGTGAATATGGCCAATCGTGTTTGGGGCGGGAGCGGGTGTTCGAGCATTTCTCGAAAACAAACGGAACGCCGATGCTGATCTACCGGCTCAACTATGCGATAGATATGCGCTATGGCGTATTGCTTGAGGTGGCACGGTCTGTGAAGCATAACAAGCCGATCAACTTGACGATGGGCTATGCCAATGTGATCTGGCAAGGCGATGCGAACGAGATAGCAATCCGCTCTTTGCTCGCGTGCGAAGCGCCAGCCGCTTATTTGAACGTAACGGGACCGGAGACCGTATCGATCCGCTGGGCCGCAGAGGAATTTGGCAAACGGTTCGGCGGCGTACAGCCGATATTCGAAGGCGTTGAAGCAAGCGATGCGCTGCTGAACAATGCAGCGAAGTGCCAGCAGCAGTTCGGCTACCCGAAAGTGCCGCTGCTGCAAATGATAGATTGGGTGGCAGATTGGGTAGAAGCGGGTGGAGCGACACTCAATAAACCGACGCATTTCGGGGAACGAAAGGGGAAGTTCTAA
- a CDS encoding ABC transporter permease, translating to MERSKAAAARRTPRPIRKLNKDKYLLLMVLPCLIYYLVFRYAPMFGLVISFKNYNLFKGVWASPWVGFKYYHTFLNSPDFVDLLRNTILLGVTKLVFSFPAPILLALMLNEVTVSFLKRFVQTVSYLPHFISNVVVASMVLTFLSPSTGIVNHWLKGLGFHAVNFMSEPGWFRPVYVLSEIWQHVGWETIIYLAALTAIDPLLYEAARIDGANRWRQTLSVTLPGIAPTIIILFIFNIGDVLDIGFEKVFLLASPAIYSTADIISTYVYRVGLGQGNYSYAASIDLFTSIISLIFVCTANYLARKFSDNSIW from the coding sequence ATGGAACGTTCGAAGGCCGCTGCTGCAAGACGAACACCACGCCCGATCAGGAAGCTGAACAAGGATAAATATTTGCTGCTGATGGTGCTGCCATGCCTGATCTATTATCTAGTGTTCCGGTATGCGCCGATGTTTGGTCTGGTCATTTCATTCAAGAATTACAACCTGTTCAAAGGGGTATGGGCAAGTCCCTGGGTCGGATTCAAATATTATCATACCTTTCTGAACAGCCCGGACTTCGTGGACCTGCTGCGGAATACGATTCTGCTCGGTGTGACGAAGCTCGTCTTTTCCTTTCCGGCGCCAATCCTGCTTGCGCTGATGCTGAATGAAGTAACTGTTTCCTTCTTGAAAAGGTTTGTACAGACGGTCAGCTATCTGCCGCATTTTATATCGAACGTCGTTGTGGCAAGCATGGTGCTGACGTTCTTATCGCCATCGACAGGCATTGTGAATCATTGGCTGAAGGGGCTTGGCTTCCATGCGGTCAACTTCATGTCGGAGCCGGGATGGTTCCGTCCGGTTTATGTCCTCTCCGAGATTTGGCAGCATGTCGGCTGGGAAACGATTATTTATCTCGCGGCGTTGACTGCAATTGATCCCCTGCTGTACGAAGCGGCTCGCATCGACGGGGCCAACCGATGGCGGCAGACGCTGAGCGTTACGCTGCCGGGCATCGCGCCGACGATTATCATTCTGTTCATCTTCAACATAGGCGACGTGCTTGACATCGGCTTTGAGAAAGTATTTCTGCTCGCAAGTCCAGCCATCTACAGCACGGCCGATATTATTAGTACTTACGTTTACCGGGTCGGCCTCGGCCAGGGCAACTACAGCTATGCCGCTTCGATAGATCTGTTCACTTCGATAATCAGCTTGATCTTCGTGTGCACGGCGAATTATCTAGCCCGCAAGTTTAGCGATAACAGCATCTGGTAG
- a CDS encoding dihydrodipicolinate synthase family protein: MSKCRALSPEQQIALHDGLVIPAHPLALDEHRRLDERHQRALTRYYMASGAGGIAVGVHSTQFEIRDPKHNLFEKVLRFAAEEVERAKLQRPFIRIAGLCGPTAQALGEAETAAAIGYDAGLLSMGGLAEQSELQLLKRTEQIAEHMPVIGFYLQPSVGGKIFSYEFWRAFADIPGVVAIKMAPFNRYQTIDVVRAVCESERRDEIALYTGNDDNIVNDLLTLYRFQVGGRKVEKRIVGGLLGHWAVWTRNAVKLLEEIKQVRERELLPANLLTRNIEVTETNAAFFDPAHGFAGCIPGIHEVLRRQGLMQGTWCLNPHESLSPGQQEEIDRMYRDYPDLNDDEFVKHHLEEWLS; this comes from the coding sequence ATGAGCAAGTGTAGAGCTTTATCCCCCGAACAGCAGATTGCGCTGCATGATGGGCTTGTCATTCCGGCGCATCCGCTCGCGCTTGATGAGCATCGTCGACTCGATGAGCGGCATCAGCGAGCGCTAACCCGTTATTATATGGCTTCAGGAGCAGGCGGAATAGCAGTTGGCGTTCATTCCACGCAATTCGAAATCCGAGATCCGAAGCACAATTTGTTTGAGAAGGTGCTGCGGTTTGCGGCGGAAGAAGTGGAGCGCGCCAAGCTGCAACGACCATTCATCCGCATTGCAGGCCTATGCGGTCCTACGGCGCAAGCACTCGGTGAAGCAGAAACTGCAGCGGCAATCGGCTATGATGCGGGGCTGTTAAGCATGGGCGGACTGGCAGAGCAGTCCGAACTCCAGCTCTTGAAGCGTACCGAGCAGATTGCGGAGCACATGCCGGTGATCGGCTTCTATCTTCAGCCCTCAGTCGGCGGCAAAATATTCTCCTACGAGTTCTGGCGCGCTTTTGCCGATATTCCAGGGGTTGTCGCGATCAAGATGGCGCCGTTCAATCGTTACCAAACGATTGACGTTGTTCGGGCGGTATGCGAATCGGAGCGCAGAGACGAGATTGCTCTCTATACCGGCAATGACGATAATATCGTGAACGATCTGCTGACGCTCTATCGTTTCCAAGTCGGCGGCCGAAAGGTTGAGAAGCGAATCGTCGGAGGCCTGCTCGGCCACTGGGCAGTATGGACACGGAATGCGGTGAAGCTTCTCGAAGAAATCAAGCAGGTGCGAGAGCGCGAGCTGCTGCCTGCGAACCTGTTAACTCGTAACATCGAAGTGACCGAGACGAATGCCGCTTTCTTCGATCCGGCGCACGGCTTTGCCGGCTGCATACCAGGCATTCATGAAGTACTGCGCAGGCAAGGACTCATGCAAGGGACGTGGTGCTTGAATCCGCATGAGTCGCTCTCACCCGGCCAGCAGGAAGAGATTGATCGGATGTACCGGGATTACCCGGACTTGAATGATGATGAATTCGTGAAGCACCATTTGGAAGAGTGGCTTTCCTAG
- a CDS encoding extracellular solute-binding protein, with amino-acid sequence MRKGLSMLLLISLALGLIAGCSGGNNEGNNASNHKADSKNSSSTSNSSNNSADSSDSNANKTSLPEKTFTFLDVSHPSWPYDENWLVWKLLKEQTGVSFKVQVPSGEMADALSLAIASGELPDLLYTEDKSLADKYGQMGALANILDYTDIMPNFKQWMEKYPNDTRNAIAADGKMYIFPNQGIGETNRMIWMYREDIFKKLNLTPPQNWDELYTVLKALKQAYPDSYPLSWRDGIAYLLNFSASFKTSNDFYYDYDTNTWKYAPLDDNYKTMIGYFNKFYKEGLIPPDFLSIDTKQWQDLISTDKAFITLDYIGRIDFYNTPLRADNPDYNLLFMPPPEGVPGSQKNAFTQFDQAGMMVSGDSKNIKDVMKYFDFLYSEDGKNLVSWGKEGETYTVKDGKNVLNPDYTTVADLRKKTGLSTDGAYTWFDYDAHLSLSSPELASAYEQARKYDSQQQPMPTLTQTELDDTNVEMTSIQKYRDENVAKFILGTRSLSEWDKYVSDLKGLGVDHVISVYKEAYERSLQTAK; translated from the coding sequence ATGCGAAAAGGACTGTCGATGCTCCTGCTAATCAGTCTGGCGCTTGGTCTGATTGCCGGCTGCTCAGGAGGAAACAATGAAGGCAATAACGCTTCAAACCATAAGGCCGACAGCAAGAATTCATCTTCCACAAGCAATTCTTCCAATAATAGTGCAGACAGCTCGGACTCAAATGCGAATAAAACCTCACTGCCTGAGAAAACGTTCACCTTCCTTGATGTTTCGCACCCAAGCTGGCCTTATGACGAGAACTGGCTCGTCTGGAAGCTGCTTAAGGAACAGACAGGTGTCTCCTTCAAAGTTCAAGTGCCATCAGGCGAGATGGCGGATGCGCTCAGCCTTGCGATAGCTTCTGGCGAGCTGCCGGATCTGCTCTATACCGAAGATAAGAGCTTAGCCGATAAATACGGGCAAATGGGCGCGCTTGCGAACATTCTGGATTACACGGATATTATGCCGAACTTTAAGCAGTGGATGGAGAAATACCCCAATGATACGCGAAACGCTATTGCAGCCGATGGCAAAATGTATATTTTCCCGAATCAAGGCATTGGCGAGACGAACCGGATGATCTGGATGTATCGGGAGGATATCTTCAAGAAGCTAAACCTCACGCCGCCCCAAAATTGGGATGAGCTGTATACGGTGCTGAAGGCGCTGAAGCAAGCTTACCCAGATAGCTACCCGCTTAGCTGGCGAGACGGCATTGCGTATTTGCTGAATTTCTCCGCCTCGTTCAAGACTTCGAATGATTTCTATTATGATTACGATACGAATACATGGAAGTACGCGCCGCTTGATGATAACTACAAGACGATGATCGGCTATTTTAACAAGTTCTACAAAGAAGGGCTCATTCCGCCGGACTTCCTCTCTATTGATACGAAACAGTGGCAGGACCTCATATCGACGGATAAAGCGTTCATTACGCTGGATTACATTGGCCGGATTGATTTCTACAATACGCCGTTGCGCGCGGACAATCCGGATTACAATCTATTGTTCATGCCGCCGCCGGAAGGCGTGCCAGGCTCGCAGAAGAACGCGTTCACGCAATTCGACCAAGCCGGCATGATGGTATCGGGTGATTCGAAGAACATCAAGGATGTTATGAAATATTTTGACTTCCTCTATTCCGAAGACGGGAAGAACCTGGTGAGCTGGGGTAAGGAAGGCGAGACCTATACGGTGAAAGACGGCAAAAATGTGTTGAATCCCGACTATACAACCGTCGCTGATTTGCGCAAAAAGACAGGGTTATCTACCGACGGCGCATACACCTGGTTCGACTACGATGCGCACTTATCGCTGTCATCCCCAGAGCTCGCATCGGCATACGAGCAAGCGAGAAAGTACGATTCGCAGCAGCAGCCGATGCCGACGCTGACGCAGACGGAGCTTGACGATACGAATGTCGAGATGACATCGATTCAGAAATACCGTGACGAGAATGTGGCCAAATTCATACTCGGAACGCGCAGCCTGAGCGAATGGGATAAGTACGTTTCTGACCTGAAAGGGCTCGGCGTTGACCATGTCATATCGGTGTATAAGGAAGCGTACGAGCGCTCGCTGCAAACAGCAAAGTAA